One window of Pirellulales bacterium genomic DNA carries:
- a CDS encoding aldolase/citrate lyase family protein produces the protein MDNAETFRRKLRNNDLCLGTCVTFSDPTVTEALSTVLDFVWIDAEHGPLSVAAVQGHIMATRGTHTTPLVRVAWNDPVLIKPILDAGAAGIIIPLIRTADEARRAVAACRYPPEGIRGYGPRRPSVYGTAGGPDYCRRANESVIIIVQIEHIDAVHNIDEILRVEGLTTIVIGSQDLAASLGHRAEPRHPETLQAIETVIRQARAVGIPVGMALGDTPDIYRQWHSQGVAWFAIGADFLLLQRAAADAVNQIRGGPKAD, from the coding sequence ATGGATAATGCCGAAACCTTTCGCCGCAAGTTACGCAACAACGACCTATGCCTGGGGACCTGCGTTACATTTAGCGACCCCACGGTGACCGAAGCCCTCTCGACCGTGCTGGACTTCGTGTGGATCGATGCCGAGCATGGTCCGCTCTCGGTGGCGGCCGTGCAGGGACACATTATGGCCACTCGTGGCACGCACACCACTCCGCTGGTGCGCGTCGCCTGGAACGATCCGGTGCTGATCAAGCCCATACTCGATGCCGGGGCGGCCGGCATTATCATCCCGCTGATTCGTACGGCCGACGAGGCCCGCCGTGCCGTCGCTGCTTGCCGGTACCCGCCCGAGGGGATCCGCGGCTATGGACCGCGTCGGCCGTCGGTCTATGGCACGGCCGGAGGACCGGATTATTGCCGCCGGGCCAATGAATCTGTGATCATAATCGTACAGATCGAGCACATTGATGCGGTGCATAACATCGACGAGATCTTGCGAGTCGAAGGCCTGACCACCATCGTGATCGGTTCGCAGGATTTGGCCGCATCGTTAGGACATCGGGCCGAGCCACGGCATCCAGAGACGCTGCAGGCGATTGAGACCGTGATTCGCCAGGCACGCGCCGTCGGGATACCCGTCGGCATGGCGCTCGGCGATACGCCGGATATTTACCGCCAGTGGCACTCCCAAGGAGTCGCATGGTTCGCGATCGGCGCCGATTTCCTGCTACTACAACGTGCTGCGGCGGATGCCGTCAATCAAATCCGCGGTGGCCCGAAAGCGGACTGA